One Aquila chrysaetos chrysaetos chromosome 22, bAquChr1.4, whole genome shotgun sequence genomic window carries:
- the IRF1 gene encoding interferon regulatory factor 1, with translation MPVSRMRMRPWLEMQINSNQIPGLIWINKDKMMFQIPWKHAAKHGWDMEKDACLFRSWAIHTGRYKVGEKDPDPKTWKANFRCAMNSLPDIEEVKDKSINKGSSAVRVYRMLPPLTKDQKKERKSKSSREARNRSKRKSYEDMRTEESAERLTNTPLPDDHSGYTVHDYAGQEVEVESTSITLDLSPCEVSGSLTDWRPPMEITMADSTNDLYQLQVSPLASSSEVTDEDEEEINSEIFKLLEPAQDWHTTSVGGKGFLTNEPGTQSICSTYSYKEQDGEIDTTSGELEFRFLDQKSSLDFSWLETVRPTMQVIPCGL, from the exons ATGCCAGTGTCAAGAATGCGCATGAGGCCCTGGTTGGAAATGCAGATTAATTCCAATCAAATACCAGGACTGATATGGATTAACAAG GATAAGATGATGTTTCAAATCCCATGGAAACATGCAGCTAAGCATGGCTGGGATATGGAGAAAGACGCCTGCCTTTTCCGGAGCTGGGCCATTCATACAG GAAGATATAAAGTAGGCGAGAAAGACCCTGATCCGAAAACCTGGAAGGCAAACTTCCGCTGTGCTATGAATTCACTGCCTGACATCGAAGAAGTGAAGGATAAAAGCATCAACAAAGGCTCCAGTGCTGTCAGGGTTTACAGGATGCTGCCTCCCCTGACAAAGGATCAGAAGAAAG aaaggAAGTCAAAGTCTTCAAGAGAGGCAAGAAACAGGAGCAAGAGAAAG TCGTATGAAGACATGAGGACGGAGGAGTCGGCAGAAAGACTAACCAACACTCCTCTGCCGGATGACCACAGTGGCTACACCGTTCATGACTACGCGGGGCAGGAAGTGGAGGTTGAGAGCACGTCCATCACCTTAG ACCTCTCGCCGTGCGAGGTGAGCGGCTCGCTGACCGACTGGAGGCCGCCGATGGAAATCACCATGGCTGACAGCACCAACGACCTCTACCAGCTCCAGGTGTCTCCCCTGGCTTCGTCCTCGGAAG TCACAGACGAAgatgaagaggaaataaattcaGAGATTTTTAAG CTGCTTGAACCAGCCCAAGACTGGCACACCACCAGCGTTGGGGGGAAAGGCTTTCTCACCAACGAGCCGGGCACACAGAGCATATGCAGCACTTACAGCTACAAGGAGCAGGATGGGGAGATTGACACAACTTCAG GAGAGCTGGAGTTCAGGTTCTTAGACCAGAAAAGCAGCCTAGACTTCTCCTGGCTGGAGACAGTGAGACCTACCATGCAAGTCATTCCCTGTGGCTTGTAA